The Herbaspirillum sp. RTI4 genome has a segment encoding these proteins:
- a CDS encoding MFS transporter has product MALHTDAAHSSGQILPFRESLLATLGICFVIMLVALDQTVVGTALPTIVAELKGFDLYAWVATSYLLTSVITVPIFGRLGDYFGRKPFLVASIVVFSGASALCGLADSMLFLVLARGLQGIGGGMLVGTAFASVADLFPDTRLRLRWQILLSTAFGIATSVGPSLGGILTQSLGWRWVFYVNLPIGVLSLFFVWRYVPHIRHTASDAKIRLDWPGALLITIALGSLQLLVELLPKHGLSGDMLLLLVIAVGASFALWKWEQHASQPLLPFEMLRDPALSSLFLISIMAGFVMFSILLYTPLLFQGGFTLSPRDAGLLITPLVACITVASIVNGRIITRLRNPLIMLYLGFVLIALCCLGLVLTQRATSATFMLVVMLIGGLGLGFILPNLTVFAQQSARREHLGIATALLQSLRMIGGMLGTALTGTLVNQMYANGVERALENDHAGRWRAEFSDPEILVNHDVQSALLSQMMQAGHDGSALLSAARDALVDAIHMGIAMAILAAVLGFWLVRRVPPIRFLTVTEEPATPE; this is encoded by the coding sequence ATGGCACTCCATACCGACGCTGCACATTCCAGCGGGCAAATTCTTCCCTTTCGCGAATCCTTACTGGCCACACTGGGCATATGCTTCGTCATCATGCTGGTGGCGCTCGATCAGACCGTGGTCGGCACCGCCTTACCGACCATCGTGGCGGAGCTGAAGGGCTTTGATTTATATGCTTGGGTCGCCACCTCGTATTTACTGACCTCGGTCATTACGGTGCCGATCTTCGGCCGGCTGGGCGATTATTTCGGGCGCAAGCCTTTCCTGGTCGCTTCCATCGTGGTGTTCAGTGGCGCGTCGGCGCTGTGCGGACTGGCCGACAGCATGCTGTTTCTGGTGCTGGCGCGTGGTCTGCAAGGCATCGGCGGCGGCATGCTGGTCGGCACTGCCTTTGCCAGCGTCGCCGATTTGTTTCCCGATACCCGCTTGCGCTTGCGCTGGCAAATTCTGCTCAGTACTGCCTTCGGCATTGCGACCTCGGTCGGCCCGTCGCTGGGCGGCATACTGACCCAGTCCTTGGGCTGGCGCTGGGTGTTTTACGTCAATTTGCCGATTGGTGTCCTGTCGCTGTTTTTCGTCTGGCGCTATGTGCCGCATATTCGCCACACCGCATCCGATGCCAAAATCCGTCTCGACTGGCCCGGCGCCTTGCTCATTACCATCGCGCTCGGCAGCTTGCAGTTGCTGGTCGAACTCTTGCCAAAACACGGTCTGAGCGGCGACATGCTGCTTCTGTTGGTCATAGCAGTCGGTGCTTCTTTTGCCTTGTGGAAATGGGAGCAGCACGCTTCGCAGCCGCTGTTGCCGTTCGAGATGCTGCGTGATCCGGCCTTGTCCAGCCTGTTCTTGATTTCCATCATGGCCGGCTTCGTCATGTTTTCGATTTTGCTCTATACCCCCTTGCTGTTTCAGGGGGGATTTACCCTTTCCCCGCGTGACGCCGGATTGCTGATTACACCGCTGGTGGCCTGCATCACCGTGGCCAGTATCGTCAATGGCCGCATCATTACCCGTTTGCGCAATCCGCTGATCATGCTTTATCTGGGCTTTGTCCTGATTGCGCTGTGCTGCCTCGGGCTGGTGCTGACGCAGCGCGCAACTTCCGCGACCTTCATGCTGGTGGTGATGCTGATCGGTGGCCTCGGATTAGGCTTCATTTTGCCGAACCTGACGGTCTTTGCGCAGCAGTCGGCGCGGCGCGAACATCTCGGTATTGCCACGGCCTTGCTGCAATCTTTGCGCATGATCGGCGGCATGCTCGGCACGGCGCTGACCGGTACGCTGGTCAATCAAATGTATGCCAACGGCGTCGAGCGGGCGCTGGAAAACGATCACGCCGGACGTTGGCGTGCGGAGTTCAGCGACCCAGAAATTCTGGTCAACCACGATGTGCAATCGGCCTTGCTGAGTCAGATGATGCAGGCCGGACACGATGGCTCGGCCCTGCTGTCGGCAGCGCGGGATGCGCTGGTGGATGCGATCCACATGGGCATTGCGATGGCCATTCTGGCAGCGGTGCTGGGCTTCTGGCTGGTGCGTCGTGTGCCGCCTATCCGTTTTCTTACGGTGACGGAAGAACCGGCCACGCCGGAATAA